Proteins encoded within one genomic window of Bacillus sp. 1NLA3E:
- a CDS encoding response regulator transcription factor, whose amino-acid sequence MKRILIIEDEVSIAELERDYLEINGFQTEIVLTGDLGLQTALTGDYDLILLDVMLPNIDGFEICKRVRSVKDIPIILVTAKKEEIDKVRGLGLGADDYLVKPFSPNEMVARVKAHLSRYERLLMRQKPESHEIYIRGLIIDSLSRRVFVNNQEVVFTTKEFDVLTFLAIHPNQVFSKDHLFERIWGYDSSGDVSTVTVHIRKIREKIEHDPSNPDYIETVWGAGYRFKES is encoded by the coding sequence ATGAAAAGGATCCTAATCATTGAAGATGAAGTAAGCATTGCTGAGCTGGAACGGGATTATTTGGAGATTAACGGCTTTCAAACCGAAATAGTACTAACGGGAGATCTTGGATTACAGACTGCCCTGACAGGTGATTATGACTTAATTTTACTTGATGTCATGCTACCGAATATCGATGGTTTTGAAATATGCAAACGAGTTAGAAGTGTAAAGGATATTCCGATTATCTTAGTGACTGCTAAAAAAGAAGAGATTGATAAAGTTCGTGGGCTAGGACTGGGCGCAGATGATTATTTAGTGAAGCCATTTAGCCCAAATGAGATGGTTGCAAGAGTGAAGGCTCATTTGTCCAGATATGAACGGTTGCTAATGAGGCAAAAACCAGAATCCCATGAAATTTATATTCGTGGTTTAATCATAGATAGTTTATCACGACGAGTGTTTGTAAATAATCAAGAAGTAGTTTTCACGACAAAGGAATTTGATGTATTAACATTTTTAGCTATCCATCCCAATCAAGTTTTTAGTAAGGATCATTTATTTGAAAGAATTTGGGGTTATGACAGTTCGGGGGATGTATCTACCGTTACCGTTCATATTCGCAAGATCCGTGAAAAAATAGAGCACGATCCGTCAAATCCGGATTATATTGAAACCGTTTGGGGCGCAGGCTACCGATTTAAGGAATCTTAG
- a CDS encoding YisL family protein: MTHAHLTTIVLTCILFFITILQQSKGKNIKIWQMVLRTSYILIIATGLMLFMSVYNITILYILKAVVGILMIGVFEMIIAWRAKDKSANILWVLFAVVLVMLFVLGFMLPMGIRII, translated from the coding sequence ATGACACATGCACATTTAACAACAATTGTTTTAACTTGTATCTTATTTTTCATTACCATTCTCCAACAAAGCAAAGGGAAGAATATTAAAATTTGGCAAATGGTATTACGAACTTCATATATATTGATTATTGCTACTGGTCTAATGCTATTTATGTCTGTCTACAATATTACGATTTTGTATATATTGAAGGCTGTTGTTGGGATTTTGATGATTGGAGTCTTTGAAATGATCATTGCTTGGAGAGCAAAAGACAAGTCAGCAAATATATTGTGGGTTTTATTTGCGGTAGTTCTTGTGATGCTATTCGTATTAGGATTTATGTTACCAATGGGGATTAGAATAATATAA
- a CDS encoding ABC transporter ATP-binding protein, with translation MKKLLSFLKPYKVSIVVALFFMLFELVVELLMPLFMSKIIDQGVLQKDLSVVVRWGAIMIGISLLSFASGILNSFYAAHAGQSFGHDIRKSLFERVQSLNFEDFQRFPTSSLITRMTNDVTQIQNTVFMSLRIMLRAPLFVFGGIMMAFIVNYRLALILITVVPVLILFLRWALNKAGKLFRSSQGKLDRVNSVMRENLVGMRLIKVLLRGTHETKRFEQANDELMKRTVSALRLIEFTMPFLLMVMNICILGVLWFGSIQVGAGETKVGEVVAVVNYGTRIASSLSIFSMIILVFSRAKASGQRILEVLNAEIRSEIFSEEDNGTQLLSEGKVQFDAVSFRYPGTTEQVLENISFTANPGSMIALLGATGSGKTSLFQLIPRLYEVNGGAIYIDDHDIQSINPGMLRKQIGFVPQETLLFSGTIKDNLAWGKEGASEEEMVIAAKDAQIHETILKLPKQYDAVIGQKGVNLSGGQKQRLAIARALIRKPKILLFDDSTSALDLKTEAKLLEAIKQYTCTTFIITQKISTAMGADLILLLEGGKLIAKGRHEVLLKDSSLYRQIYQSQFGEEKVTHVQ, from the coding sequence TTGAAAAAGCTCTTATCCTTCCTTAAACCATATAAAGTTTCCATAGTAGTAGCTCTTTTTTTTATGCTATTCGAACTCGTTGTTGAGTTGCTTATGCCATTGTTTATGTCCAAAATTATCGATCAAGGGGTATTACAAAAGGATTTATCTGTTGTAGTGCGTTGGGGTGCTATTATGATTGGTATCTCGCTGCTTTCATTTGCATCTGGGATTCTTAACTCCTTTTATGCTGCCCACGCTGGTCAAAGTTTTGGTCATGATATTCGAAAAAGTTTATTTGAAAGGGTACAATCACTAAATTTTGAGGATTTCCAACGTTTCCCTACATCTTCTTTAATAACGAGAATGACGAATGATGTTACCCAGATTCAAAATACCGTGTTCATGAGTTTACGGATTATGTTGCGTGCACCATTATTTGTGTTTGGTGGCATCATGATGGCCTTTATTGTGAACTATAGACTTGCCCTCATTTTAATTACGGTTGTTCCGGTCTTAATCTTATTTTTAAGATGGGCATTGAATAAAGCTGGAAAGCTTTTTCGGTCCTCGCAAGGAAAGCTTGATCGCGTCAATAGTGTAATGCGGGAAAACTTAGTGGGTATGAGATTGATTAAAGTATTGTTAAGAGGAACCCACGAAACAAAGCGTTTCGAACAAGCGAATGATGAATTGATGAAACGAACAGTTTCTGCTTTAAGGTTAATTGAGTTCACGATGCCATTTTTGCTGATGGTCATGAATATTTGCATTCTTGGTGTGCTATGGTTTGGGAGTATTCAGGTAGGCGCTGGCGAGACTAAGGTCGGCGAGGTAGTTGCAGTCGTCAATTACGGAACAAGGATTGCTTCATCACTATCAATATTTTCGATGATCATCCTAGTCTTTTCTAGGGCAAAAGCCTCCGGACAACGGATTTTGGAGGTGCTTAATGCAGAAATTAGAAGTGAAATCTTTTCGGAGGAGGATAATGGGACACAACTGCTCTCCGAAGGAAAAGTACAATTTGATGCTGTGTCATTTCGCTATCCTGGAACAACTGAACAGGTTCTTGAAAATATTTCTTTTACGGCAAACCCAGGTTCTATGATTGCTCTTTTAGGGGCAACTGGATCAGGGAAAACCTCCTTGTTTCAACTCATTCCTCGATTATATGAGGTGAATGGAGGTGCCATTTATATTGATGACCATGATATCCAGTCGATAAATCCAGGAATGCTACGCAAGCAAATCGGATTTGTTCCGCAAGAGACCCTGTTGTTTTCGGGAACGATCAAAGACAATCTTGCTTGGGGAAAAGAGGGTGCCTCGGAAGAAGAGATGGTCATTGCTGCAAAAGATGCCCAAATACATGAGACGATACTTAAATTGCCGAAACAATATGATGCTGTAATCGGTCAAAAGGGTGTAAATCTATCTGGCGGGCAAAAACAGCGGCTGGCGATTGCTAGAGCTTTGATCAGAAAACCAAAGATTCTTCTATTTGATGACAGTACCAGTGCTTTAGATTTGAAAACAGAGGCAAAATTGCTTGAGGCAATCAAACAATACACATGCACGACTTTCATAATTACGCAAAAAATTAGTACAGCTATGGGTGCGGATTTGATCCTTCTTTTAGAAGGTGGAAAACTGATTGCAAAAGGTCGCCACGAGGTATTACTAAAAGATTCATCTTTGTATCGACAAATTTATCAATCTCAATTTGGAGAGGAGAAAGTGACACATGTTCAGTGA
- a CDS encoding ABC transporter ATP-binding protein, with translation MFSELKKPFQYKRDMQGDTAQIAKTKMKAKPSNWFATIKRLWEYLSRKKGLFIAVMIMIVISTGLGLLGPVLVGKTIDHYIVTHNTKGLLPLLIGLVFVYVFYAITSFLQNYWMIGIAQKTVYTLRSDLFKQLHRLPIYYFDKRQHGEIMSRVTNDIENVSSTLNSSVIQISTSILMLVGTISVMLWLSPLLTVITLLIVPLMFAGMKWITNRTGKSFKEQQRNLGEINGFIEETISGQRIVKTFSQEKKVIAEFMIKNEQLKGSGFWAQTISGFIPKVMHVLNNLSFAIIAGVGGILALKGAITIGVIVVFTEYARQFTRPLNDLANQFNTLLSAVAGAERVFEILDEKLEAGDEENACILSSIKGDVEFKNVTFSYEKESDTIKDVSFHAHIGETIALVGPTGAGKSTIINLIARFYETDSGGIFIDGQDIKNIKRESLRIHLGFVLQDSFLFEASIRENIRYGKLNATDDEVEQAAILANAHSFIMKFPKQYDTVLKQDGSGISQGQKQLLSIARAILTDPAILILDEATSNIDTITEIKIQEALQRLMKGRTSFVIAHRMNTVQQADQILVLDQGILIEKGTHHSLLAEKGFYYELYGSQLKKEVQ, from the coding sequence ATGTTCAGTGAACTAAAAAAACCTTTCCAATATAAACGGGATATGCAGGGAGATACTGCACAAATTGCAAAAACAAAAATGAAGGCGAAGCCGTCAAACTGGTTTGCGACAATAAAACGTCTTTGGGAGTATTTGTCACGGAAAAAAGGGCTGTTTATTGCAGTCATGATCATGATCGTGATTTCAACGGGATTGGGACTTTTAGGTCCGGTTTTGGTAGGGAAAACGATCGATCATTATATTGTAACTCACAATACAAAGGGTCTTTTACCACTGTTAATTGGGCTGGTCTTTGTCTATGTGTTTTATGCGATAACAAGCTTTCTGCAAAACTACTGGATGATTGGGATAGCCCAAAAAACGGTTTATACACTAAGATCTGATTTATTTAAGCAGTTACATCGGCTACCGATTTATTATTTTGATAAACGCCAACATGGGGAAATTATGAGTAGGGTAACAAATGATATCGAAAATGTTAGTTCTACCCTAAATAGCTCGGTGATTCAGATCTCAACCAGTATCCTTATGCTTGTAGGGACAATTTCAGTCATGCTCTGGCTCAGCCCCTTATTAACAGTGATCACGCTATTAATTGTTCCGTTGATGTTTGCGGGAATGAAATGGATTACTAATCGTACGGGGAAGTCGTTTAAAGAACAACAGCGAAACTTAGGAGAAATCAATGGCTTTATTGAGGAAACCATATCTGGTCAAAGGATTGTCAAAACTTTTTCTCAAGAGAAAAAAGTCATTGCGGAATTTATGATAAAAAATGAACAGCTAAAGGGATCAGGTTTTTGGGCACAGACCATTTCAGGTTTTATTCCAAAAGTGATGCATGTTTTAAATAATTTGAGTTTTGCTATTATCGCTGGTGTTGGTGGCATCCTTGCGCTTAAAGGTGCGATTACGATAGGGGTAATTGTTGTTTTTACAGAGTACGCGCGACAATTTACTCGTCCCTTAAATGACTTAGCCAATCAGTTCAATACTCTTCTGTCTGCAGTTGCTGGAGCAGAGAGGGTTTTTGAAATATTGGATGAGAAATTAGAAGCTGGTGACGAGGAAAATGCATGTATCTTATCAAGCATTAAAGGTGATGTGGAATTTAAAAATGTCACTTTTTCTTATGAAAAAGAAAGTGATACGATTAAAGATGTGAGTTTTCATGCGCACATAGGCGAAACAATCGCCTTAGTTGGACCGACTGGAGCTGGGAAATCGACAATCATTAATTTAATAGCCCGTTTTTATGAAACGGACAGCGGCGGTATCTTCATTGATGGGCAAGATATAAAAAATATTAAACGTGAAAGTCTACGTATTCATTTAGGTTTTGTACTTCAGGATTCTTTTTTGTTTGAAGCATCGATTAGAGAGAATATTCGCTACGGAAAACTTAATGCTACAGATGATGAAGTTGAACAAGCAGCGATACTTGCTAATGCGCATTCTTTTATCATGAAGTTTCCGAAACAATATGATACAGTGTTGAAACAAGATGGCAGTGGTATTAGCCAAGGCCAGAAACAGCTCTTGTCGATTGCCAGAGCCATTCTTACCGATCCAGCTATTTTAATTTTAGATGAAGCGACAAGTAATATCGATACGATTACTGAAATAAAAATACAAGAGGCTTTACAAAGGCTGATGAAAGGTAGAACAAGCTTTGTCATCGCCCACCGTATGAATACGGTTCAACAAGCAGATCAAATCCTTGTTTTGGATCAAGGTATTCTAATTGAAAAAGGGACCCATCATTCCTTGTTAGCGGAAAAAGGATTCTATTATGAGCTGTATGGTAGTCAATTGAAAAAAGAGGTGCAGTAA
- a CDS encoding alpha/beta-type small acid-soluble spore protein yields MARRNKILVPEARDALDKLKAKLNNQANPDNVKYEVARETGIPLKHGYNGDLTTRQAGKIGGEIGGNMVRELVKMAQQSLNDKRE; encoded by the coding sequence ATGGCAAGACGAAATAAAATTCTCGTTCCAGAAGCAAGAGATGCCCTTGATAAACTAAAGGCAAAGTTAAATAATCAAGCGAATCCCGATAATGTTAAGTATGAGGTAGCCAGAGAAACAGGAATTCCGCTTAAACACGGTTATAATGGCGATTTAACAACAAGACAAGCTGGAAAAATCGGTGGGGAGATTGGCGGTAATATGGTTCGCGAGCTAGTCAAAATGGCCCAACAATCATTAAACGATAAGAGGGAGTAA
- a CDS encoding exonuclease domain-containing protein translates to MAFEPFYHLMRGLQGRVLGGAQGQNAQQIAFLRQLQREINSEDKLKIPLEELNVVVFDIETTGFYPDQGDAIISLGAIRVCGNKIQEGDEYYSLVHYEKALSSKIIDLTGITHHQLIEAPPLSEVLINFFKFVDDNTLVAHHASHEKNFLQHASWKLYRTHFKHRIVDTSFLYRVAEPNEKLIRLEDFCVHNGIPIEDRHHALGDAKLTAKLWCLYLNKLQEAGYKTLKEIYEHVARL, encoded by the coding sequence ATGGCATTTGAACCATTTTATCATTTAATGAGAGGTTTACAAGGAAGAGTATTAGGCGGCGCCCAAGGGCAAAATGCCCAACAAATAGCCTTTCTGCGCCAACTCCAAAGAGAAATCAATTCAGAAGACAAACTTAAGATTCCTTTAGAGGAATTAAATGTCGTTGTTTTTGATATAGAAACAACAGGCTTCTACCCTGATCAAGGGGATGCCATTATTTCATTAGGAGCCATTCGAGTTTGTGGGAATAAGATTCAAGAAGGTGACGAATATTATTCCCTTGTTCATTACGAAAAGGCTCTTTCATCCAAAATCATTGACTTAACTGGAATTACCCATCATCAACTAATAGAGGCTCCTCCACTATCAGAAGTACTGATTAACTTTTTTAAATTTGTAGATGACAACACACTAGTAGCACATCATGCAAGTCACGAGAAAAACTTTTTACAACATGCTAGCTGGAAGTTATATCGTACCCATTTTAAACATCGTATTGTTGATACTTCTTTTTTATATCGAGTAGCTGAGCCCAACGAAAAATTGATAAGACTAGAAGACTTCTGTGTTCATAATGGAATTCCGATTGAAGATCGCCATCATGCTTTAGGTGATGCAAAATTGACAGCCAAACTTTGGTGTCTTTATCTAAATAAGCTGCAAGAAGCTGGATATAAAACATTAAAAGAAATTTATGAACATGTCGCAAGACTTTAA
- a CDS encoding DUF294 nucleotidyltransferase-like domain-containing protein, protein MTTEFKSYESIKSWKDEHISKFRSDTNTLNSFHDNVMQKVYTLSKTRLNMGNPPCQFSWFITGSGGRFEQGLISDQDHGLVYELSGNKSKEYFKTLGEELSYGLNIVGYPYCEGNVMSSNPLWCKSMDDWKDQLFKWMEEGSWQTIRNLQIFFDSRSLIGDTSLIPFLKNFIFEYQKANPLLTKRLMENVMHVKHAVGPLGQIIVEEKGQHVGAIDLKYSAFLPYVNAIRLLAIKEGITQTSTLLRLDQLMEKNDYNDVLVVYKSNFLRLLEFRLSLFNMEDSYDDVHYLNIQKLRREEKKEIKRILKDGKKLHQFVNGIIEKGC, encoded by the coding sequence ATGACAACGGAGTTTAAATCTTATGAATCAATAAAAAGCTGGAAGGATGAGCATATTTCAAAGTTTCGATCTGATACCAATACCTTAAATTCATTTCATGACAATGTTATGCAAAAGGTATACACACTGTCGAAAACACGCTTAAATATGGGGAATCCTCCGTGTCAGTTTTCATGGTTTATAACAGGAAGTGGTGGAAGATTTGAACAAGGACTAATTAGCGATCAAGACCATGGTTTGGTATATGAATTATCGGGCAACAAATCAAAGGAATACTTTAAAACGTTAGGTGAAGAGCTTTCCTACGGTTTAAATATAGTTGGTTACCCTTATTGCGAAGGAAATGTAATGAGTTCAAACCCGTTGTGGTGCAAATCGATGGATGATTGGAAAGATCAACTTTTTAAATGGATGGAAGAAGGAAGTTGGCAAACGATCCGAAACCTGCAAATATTTTTCGACTCAAGATCTCTGATTGGTGACACCAGCTTAATACCCTTTTTAAAGAACTTCATTTTTGAGTACCAAAAGGCAAATCCACTGCTGACGAAACGTTTAATGGAGAATGTAATGCATGTAAAACATGCTGTTGGCCCTCTCGGACAGATCATTGTTGAAGAAAAAGGACAGCATGTAGGGGCAATTGATTTAAAATACTCAGCTTTCCTTCCTTATGTTAATGCGATTCGCCTTTTGGCGATAAAAGAAGGGATTACACAAACTTCAACACTACTTCGGCTTGATCAGTTAATGGAAAAAAATGATTATAACGACGTCTTAGTCGTTTATAAATCCAACTTCCTCCGACTATTAGAGTTTCGATTATCATTATTCAATATGGAGGATTCCTACGATGATGTCCATTATCTTAATATTCAAAAGCTGCGACGTGAGGAGAAAAAAGAAATCAAACGTATATTGAAAGATGGGAAAAAACTACATCAATTCGTCAATGGGATCATTGAAAAAGGGTGTTAA
- a CDS encoding ammonium transporter, producing the protein MDATFLMNSVWVMLGAVLVIFMLGGFILLEAGSTRMKNAGHIAGKTIFTFGIASLVYWAVGYGFTFGKNANFFVGLSDFFYSGSQTEGASLSTPVFFLFQLAFAGISLTIAFGGFAERAKLSVYLFFALLFSALVYPVIAHWIWGGGWLAEDGNQDFAGSTVVHLTGAMAALAGTILLKPRIGKYNKDGSPNNIYGHNQVYTALAVLILWVGWFGFNAGSTLGVDSAFFGFVALNTNLAAGAGAVSALIISWIVLGKSDVPTMLNGALAGLVAITASCAFVDTWAAVVIGLIAGVLVFYSARFFEKRKIDDPIFALSVHGTAGVWGTLSTGFFATKELATVGKPGLFYGGGFHQLGVQVMGVASSAAYAFIVAFIILSIAKKVLKGLRVSEEEEIMGLDISEHGSYGYPEVFLANEKSVSS; encoded by the coding sequence ATGGATGCAACATTTTTAATGAACAGCGTGTGGGTCATGTTAGGTGCAGTTTTAGTTATTTTCATGTTAGGTGGATTTATTCTACTGGAAGCCGGATCGACCCGAATGAAGAATGCCGGTCACATTGCTGGTAAAACTATTTTCACATTTGGTATCGCTTCGTTGGTGTACTGGGCAGTAGGATATGGTTTTACTTTTGGTAAAAATGCCAACTTTTTCGTTGGACTTTCTGATTTCTTTTATTCAGGATCTCAAACAGAAGGAGCAAGTCTCTCCACGCCAGTTTTCTTTCTATTCCAATTAGCATTTGCTGGTATTTCCCTTACAATTGCATTTGGAGGTTTTGCAGAAAGAGCGAAATTATCCGTTTATTTATTCTTTGCACTCCTATTTTCAGCACTAGTATACCCGGTTATCGCTCATTGGATTTGGGGCGGTGGTTGGTTAGCCGAAGACGGCAATCAAGACTTCGCTGGTTCAACTGTTGTTCACTTAACGGGTGCAATGGCAGCATTAGCAGGAACAATCTTGTTAAAACCAAGAATTGGCAAGTATAATAAAGATGGTTCACCTAATAATATCTACGGACATAACCAAGTATATACCGCGTTAGCTGTACTTATTTTATGGGTTGGTTGGTTTGGATTTAATGCAGGTAGTACTTTAGGAGTTGATAGTGCATTCTTTGGATTTGTTGCTTTAAATACAAATCTTGCTGCTGGTGCCGGAGCCGTTTCAGCATTAATTATCTCCTGGATTGTGCTTGGTAAATCTGATGTTCCTACTATGTTAAATGGTGCATTAGCAGGCCTAGTAGCGATTACTGCTTCTTGTGCATTCGTTGATACTTGGGCAGCTGTAGTAATTGGTTTAATTGCTGGTGTACTAGTATTCTATAGTGCGAGATTCTTTGAAAAGAGAAAAATTGATGACCCAATTTTCGCCCTATCTGTTCATGGTACTGCAGGGGTCTGGGGCACATTATCTACCGGCTTCTTCGCTACAAAAGAACTTGCAACAGTAGGTAAACCTGGCTTATTCTATGGTGGAGGATTCCATCAACTTGGCGTTCAAGTAATGGGGGTAGCTTCCTCCGCAGCTTATGCATTCATCGTAGCATTCATTATTTTATCGATTGCCAAAAAGGTTCTTAAAGGGCTTCGTGTTTCGGAGGAAGAAGAAATTATGGGTCTTGATATTAGCGAACATGGCAGCTACGGATATCCTGAAGTTTTCTTAGCAAATGAAAAAAGTGTAAGTTCATAA
- a CDS encoding IS4 family transposase, giving the protein MISNNGQNKQLPNELTSTFKELQVLKHLRKAGITKSLGFSCGYLFQLIFCLIFENKNWYRTLESRKSADFPAKDSVYRFLNQSTFAWRRFLLFLSVHTIGKVTKLSNHERPKVLVLDDSSYDRNRSKSVELLARCFDHASQKMRFYKGFRMLTLGWSDGATFIPVDFSLLSSKTSQINGISSKIDKRSTGYKRRLEALQTAPEQIPYMIQRALNAGIDASYVLMDTWFTHQPLIKNIKEQGLDVIGMVKNLKQRYLVDDKRVSLKELYRLAAPIQGKKGILRSIHTTQANGVVVKMVFVQNRNKKSEWLAILSTDCTLSDQEIIRIYGIRWDIEVFFKTTKSLLKLQKEFQGRSYDSLISHTTIVFARYIVLAWQNRCSTDQRTLGGMFYELCDEISDLDWAIALQQLIELLEDTLKESNKKIQKLIKSQLQQWIAGLPNYIKAYLPISVCES; this is encoded by the coding sequence ATGATATCGAATAATGGTCAAAATAAGCAACTACCAAATGAACTAACATCCACATTTAAAGAATTACAAGTACTAAAGCATCTAAGAAAAGCTGGTATTACAAAGTCTCTGGGCTTTTCTTGTGGTTATCTTTTTCAATTAATTTTTTGTTTGATCTTTGAAAATAAGAATTGGTATCGGACGCTTGAAAGTAGAAAATCTGCCGATTTTCCTGCTAAGGACTCCGTCTATCGTTTCTTGAATCAGTCCACCTTTGCGTGGCGTAGATTTTTACTGTTTCTTAGCGTTCACACAATTGGAAAAGTAACGAAACTCTCGAATCATGAAAGACCGAAGGTCTTAGTATTAGATGATTCTTCTTATGATCGAAATCGTAGTAAATCCGTCGAATTACTAGCTCGTTGTTTTGATCATGCCTCTCAAAAAATGCGCTTTTATAAAGGCTTCCGTATGCTTACCCTTGGTTGGTCAGATGGTGCAACGTTCATTCCTGTGGACTTTTCTTTATTGAGCTCTAAAACAAGTCAAATTAACGGAATATCAAGTAAAATCGACAAGAGAAGCACCGGCTACAAACGCCGTCTTGAAGCCTTACAAACTGCTCCAGAACAAATTCCTTATATGATTCAACGTGCATTGAACGCTGGGATTGATGCCTCATATGTGTTGATGGATACTTGGTTTACCCATCAACCACTTATTAAGAACATCAAAGAGCAGGGGCTTGATGTAATTGGCATGGTTAAGAATTTAAAACAACGTTACCTTGTAGATGATAAGCGTGTCAGCTTAAAGGAACTCTATCGTTTGGCAGCACCTATTCAAGGAAAAAAAGGGATTCTTCGCTCCATTCATACTACCCAAGCCAATGGAGTTGTAGTTAAAATGGTATTCGTTCAAAACCGTAATAAAAAGAGCGAATGGTTAGCGATTCTGAGTACAGACTGTACGCTAAGTGACCAAGAAATCATCAGAATTTATGGAATTAGATGGGACATTGAAGTGTTTTTCAAAACAACGAAATCCCTATTAAAACTCCAAAAGGAGTTTCAAGGTCGTTCCTATGATTCCTTAATTAGTCATACAACGATAGTTTTTGCACGATATATTGTTCTGGCCTGGCAAAACAGATGTAGTACAGACCAAAGAACATTAGGCGGTATGTTTTATGAACTTTGTGATGAAATCAGTGACCTCGATTGGGCAATTGCGCTTCAGCAATTAATCGAGCTTCTTGAAGATACCCTTAAAGAGAGTAACAAAAAAATTCAAAAGTTAATTAAAAGTCAACTACAACAATGGATCGCGGGCTTACCTAACTATATCAAGGCATACCTGCCTATTTCAGTCTGCGAAAGTTGA
- a CDS encoding AtpZ/AtpI family protein: MSKTFIKTLGQITEQIDLVIEEKWIYAYYSRSGKEKTAYILKNESKTTEEYLYSFLENNHVSEDLKSDIKKYLNSKSSKKEDNLQKFSIFLIKALSYNVVIGIIMGLSIFGGYKLGAIADTRFDIYPLFTIIGVLLGLVLGGLVSYVMIMKYLHQSEDGEQKVSPGFFSEKKQKSQATEVVTNDPFVQVSLDEVRNAIRNFSEHLPKGTFRTILVNDDFTIDFSQLVPYLPGIPSQKFYMSKETYDVFDESEKEIPEIMDKVQKAVDHYFKDHKQYPTLSYDPLHRVNFFELIQGKYLDFNPELEFYITDYDGIISHIKPNKSNNHID; this comes from the coding sequence ATGAGCAAAACATTCATTAAGACACTTGGACAAATCACTGAGCAAATCGATTTGGTCATTGAAGAAAAATGGATTTATGCCTACTATTCCCGTTCTGGGAAAGAGAAAACAGCGTATATTCTTAAAAACGAAAGTAAAACAACAGAAGAATATTTATATAGCTTTTTAGAAAACAATCATGTCTCGGAAGATCTTAAATCAGACATAAAAAAATACTTAAACTCTAAAAGTAGTAAGAAAGAAGATAATTTGCAGAAGTTTTCAATATTCCTTATAAAGGCCTTATCCTATAACGTTGTGATTGGTATCATTATGGGACTGTCTATATTTGGTGGATATAAATTAGGTGCGATTGCAGATACTAGGTTTGATATCTATCCCCTTTTTACAATCATCGGGGTTTTATTAGGGTTAGTCCTCGGGGGATTAGTTAGCTACGTTATGATAATGAAATACTTACATCAATCAGAGGATGGTGAGCAGAAGGTGTCTCCTGGTTTTTTCAGCGAAAAAAAACAAAAATCACAAGCAACAGAAGTAGTGACGAATGATCCCTTTGTTCAGGTATCATTAGATGAGGTACGGAATGCAATCCGTAACTTTTCTGAGCATCTGCCTAAAGGAACATTCCGCACCATCCTTGTTAATGATGATTTTACTATTGATTTCTCTCAGCTTGTTCCATATTTACCCGGGATCCCTTCGCAAAAATTTTACATGTCAAAAGAAACCTATGATGTTTTCGATGAAAGTGAAAAGGAGATTCCAGAAATTATGGATAAGGTACAGAAAGCTGTTGACCATTATTTTAAGGATCACAAGCAATACCCCACCTTAAGTTATGACCCCCTTCACCGTGTAAACTTCTTCGAACTTATTCAGGGAAAATATTTAGATTTCAATCCTGAACTGGAATTTTACATCACTGATTATGATGGTATTATTTCTCACATTAAACCAAACAAATCAAATAATCATATAGATTAA